TAGTGAAACTATATTGCCTAAAGATTTCAAATGgaatatttatagaaattatCTTAGAGAAAAATAAGACATTTTCGGTTTATAATCGTACTCAATACCTCTTTTCGAAATTTAAGTACTTTTCAGTCTCTAATATGAATTTCAGACTAGCACCTTTAGCATTTCTGTGTGCTTCTTATCATTTAACTCAATATGAACGTAGAcgttatttttccaaatatcgAAGTTGAACATTTATCACGAACTGGAAAGAGACTCTTCAGTTAATTCATTTGATCGATTGGTGAGGCAATAAACACACAACAAACGGACCAACCACATTTCAATGCCTTCAATTCTATGTCGTATGGGTATTCAATACCTATTTCCAGAGACCAAGACTCTCACAATCAACATTTAACATAGTAAGAACCCAACGtcaaacagttttccatacctCTCTTGTGACCAAACAGCCTTCATTATTATGAAGGGACAAAAAATTAACCAGTTCGGATAACCAAATTTATATagtacatgatttttttttataaaacacttacaattttatttattggtcttagaataaaatttaacaaacaacaataacaaaggtTCCTAGAAATATATCACTGCATAACAATAAACCTATTCTCACgcaaattattttcggataaTCGAGGAAGGCAAGTATGAAGCACCTGGAGCGCTTATTGGACGGGCAGCTGGTCGCGAGGCAGGAGACGAAAAGTCATGAACTGGTGCGGCGCCACCATCGTGCGATTGAGAGTTGCCACCCAATTGATCGTATTGCGATTGAATAGCACGTTGGGCATTGGCAGCATCCTCTGGTGTGCGGTACTTGACGAAGTGTACATCGGGTTTGTGACCTGTAAGGTCGTGTTGAGACTGCAATTTGTTGGCCAAATCACCCAAGTCGgcttgtttttgtagaacataGATGGCGGTCTTCTTTTCGGCAGCAATTCTGGCAAGATTGAGGGCGGCGTTCTCCAAACCATTATTTTCGGGTCCCTTAACGAAGACAACACGTAGATTCTTCTTCAATGCAGCTTCCAGTTGTTCACTGCCGGCGGGTTCATTGAAATCATCTTCATCAGCGCTGTAAGTGTAGAACTCCTTATCGAATTCGGCAACGGGTGCGGAGTAAGAAGGTGAAACTTGTGTCGCTGCACCTCCTGGTCCACCATAACTACCCAGACCACCAAGTCCACCACTGCTGCCACCTGGTGCAAACGAGAGACCGGCGTCTGAGTGTCCTTCCGGGCGATAGTTGTAGCCCAAGTTGTCGGCACAGGCAACGGCGAATAAACAGAGGACGAAGAAGGCACGCATTTTGAAACGGTCGAAGGTGGtttgaaactaaatttaatCCAATGATTGCACTGTAATGGTTGTGGTTGGAATGATTAACGTACTTGAGtagtttcacttttatatgatcgcaacatttttttaagaatgaGTTCTCAAACGCCCAAGAACAAAAGGCATTCAATTGTgtaaaaaaatgtcgaaaatgCATTCTACAATATTTCTTGGCGCCAAGagacaaatacatatatctatagcTACTGCTAACGAATGATGAATACAAGGGGGAAAAAAGTATTAGAGAGCATGAATGACTCTCTGTTATACATGGAAAtatgaatttgaaaatgaaatattaaataatgcaaattaatttattttttttttgttaattttcgcaattgttattttttgctataaaatttttgaaattttacttgAACTGGTCCATAAATGGAACCgattccgatttttttttactatctaTGACTATCAACTATTAGGTCCACATTAGGCAGTGTGATTGCTTGTGGAATTGGAATGTATTCATGGGTGCATAGAATAGATTATGTTAAGAGCtatataagtaatttttttgccaGACTTTCGAAGAATACAATTCATTTTACGGACTTATGTtgtattttaagcaaatatttcttttataaggAAAATGTTCATCGTTTTCTGTAAGAATAGTTCATTCTAGCTTAGTATGATAATATAGTCGTAATTAGGTGAACAACTACTTCAAAGTCAATACTTTGTATACGCTTTTAACATGTTGCTAAAGAGTATGATAGTTTTGTTCGCCTAACTGTTGTTTGTAacgcctaaaactaattatcTGTCCGTCCATGTAAGCTGTTACTTGTGTAAATATTAAGATGTATTGATGACATTTGTAGCACATGTTCCCTgacgccaaaaaaaaaaaggtattATAAATGAGCGTAGTCCCAGCCTACAAAACGTTGAAACCCTATAAACTGCCATAATTGAGCCAAaagttaagatataaaactgtaatttggtacacgGGATTGCAGTATCAAGGGGTACCAGTggtttgacaatttttaaaaagtggaagTGGTCACGCACTATAATAATGCATATATCACTCAAATCCATTCAACCTATATCACGCAATTTTGCAAATTATGAATCCTTTCGACATCTCCTACGACGGAGTGAAACTAGGTGAATTCGAATAATAACCACACCCCCTGCCTCGCTTCGCCCACCCTTAGGGGAAATCACATATATCAGGACATACTCGTTCAATTGCAACTAAATTCGGTAAATAACTTTATCCTGACATTTCTATGTAACCTGTCTTTGCTCCTAATACACTCTGTGCAGTGATTTCCTAATTTACAATTTGGAGATGATTTCAAAAGACAACCGGTAACCCCCTTTATTTGCTTCATAAGATCAAGATGGATATTACAAACATAGAAACATCTAACAAATTACAGATATTAATCCaagtaaaaaattacaatagtttttttCTAACAGATCATGCGTGAGTTTCACTACTGTTTCTCATTTTATCATGAAAGAACTTACGCCTGGacaaagtttacaaatcgttcaactttattacaaaaattcacgctctgtaaagaatgtgtttcgcgcgctgcACTCAACTTATGTTCAATATAATGGGTCTACTGaatgtactattcgcaacactatTACCCATTTTGAGACACAGCATtcgttattggataatattcgagcgaatagaccacgtccagcgcacagtgaaaaaataaagcagctgtagctgagagtgtacacgaagaccgcggagagtcgattcggcaccgttcgcagttactcggactgatgtatggaatgacttttacgtcaagatcttaaataaaaagcatacaaaatacagcttgcgcAAGAACTAAAGCTGCTCAACTTTCCAAAGCGACATctctctatgggctcttgaaaagttccaatcAGATTTGAAGGTTTcgagtaaaattttgttcaatgatGAGGCATTGAGGATAGATGACAGTAACCTGTAGAAATTCAAAAGCTGTcaattcatccagaaaaaactaAGGGTTTTTATAGTTTGTGATGCGGTGAAATCAACGGTCTATGTTTTTCAAACGCATGTGAGAACGCAACCATCAATGAGGACCGTTATGACGCCatgatgcctaaaattgaagctcgtgatctcgacaacttggtttcaacaaaacgaaGTCACTTTTCACACATTgcaccaatcaatggatttattgaggtAACACTtgggtgagcaaataatttcacatttagggccggtcaattggccaccaatatCATGTCATATCATACCATTAGTTTTtttctgtgaggatatgtaaaatctaaagtcttcGATTCCGGCCTTAGAGAAAAACACATCGTGTCATTAGTCAGGTATCAGTCGAAATATTcaaacaagtcatcgaaaattggactcaacgtatGGGCCATTCCCATAGTGATAACGACTTGCATCTCacgataaaaaatttaaatgcatataCCATATGTAGTTAATGTATTCGCACACAAGTTTCATTTCTTAAATTGTCCATTctgcttttttaatattaattaattgcgGAAGACATAAAAACATTTCTTTCCGGTTGAACATATGAAACTGGATCTGCACTGCAGAAATGGAacaatatctacatataaaacAGATAAACATGAGTATcaacatgtatatatatgtatgtacatatgtacaagctaacaaaatatgaaacaaataaGCAGTCGGATTttattatctaataattttaatgatatCATAAACTTTTGTCTCTTCGAATAGAGTTAAGTGCAAATTATGTTCAATTAACAGTGACAGCTAATAGAATACTATAAAAccgcgacacacacacacactcaaaagTGTGCTTTAATGCCATAGTTGGTGAAACGTAGCAAACTACAAAGCAGAACTATGATTTTCTGCCAATCACGTTATGCAAATCGCCAAGCGTGAAAGAAGTCTCTAAAGTTGTCAAAGTCGGAAACGTCCTTgttctttgttatttttattcatttctgTTTTTGGTTCTAGAGGAATGTTGGCCGATAATAAGAACATTAAGCCACAAATTAGAATTAATTAAGCGTTCACAGTCTTTTATGGCCGCCGCGAACAATTTTGCCTGCACCGCGGTTGCTCACCGACTGTGGCGCTGATgcataaacactttttatttgaattaatgACAACGAGATGACTCGTGTACGCACACACACCAGCCAATCTAACTGAACAaacaaagtatatatacatatgtacatatgtatgtgtgtgcacccaaaatatgtatttacataattaCATGTAGCTACATTAGtaggtattttaaaaattttacacgcacgcacacacaaaaaCTTATATTGGAAACCGCTGAGATccaaaatagttattttttggtttcaccGCATAAATTAATCGGTGCTGCGCTGCGTTCGCACGGCTGTGAACTGGACAATGTGCAGATTTGCATACGAAATCTTGTGCGGCGCGTTGACAATGCGGCATTCGGATCCAGCGATTGACTGGCGatatacaaaacaacaacagcggcgcGTCCGCTATCTGAGCGCTGGCATCAGCTCGGCTTAGATGATTTCGGCGTATTCGATTTTGGCTGCGTTTTGTTTATGGTTTTTTGCTGGTTCACCGTTTCGTTGGTGCTGCTATTAATAAACATATGTGGCTTCTGCTGCAGCATCTTATTTTAAACTTGACCTCTGTGCTGACGCTGCGCGTCCAAGACCTTGAAAATTCAGCTAGTTTTAGTTTCGATTTCGTTGTTTACATTTCGGGTATTTCGTTTGCATATGGCATTGCTGATCCAGTTTGGCGTGTTTAAGTTTGGActaatgaaatttgtatttgcCCACAtaccgtacatatgtatgtacatatggagcTTAGGTAAGATTTGTAAGTATGCATAAATCATTACAGAATTCTTTctgaacatatatgtacatagatacattTGTAATTAGGTATAGAaattgtaaatgtatgtatgttcaaagAAATTcctattaaattttgatttttcatggtacagtagaggcccgctaatccggacatggcctaatccggattccactgtaatccggacagtgttaaaaaactcaacatttctattatgtcccttgtaatccggaccgacattctctatccgtattctctaatccagattaaatgtttattattcactacattcgcttttgtgctttattggtttaagctttttttgtttttttttggaacatgtgtattatttgttataataaacaaacagaaatttataaatattttttcataatacatagttctgatatgtctttggtaatccggatttccttatattccggataggggccggttttaattgatccggattagcgggcctctactgtactaAGTTCCTAACGGCCGAGAAATGCTGCTGTACTTTGGCTAAGAAAAGCATAATTTCTCtaaaaaatgtgataaaaaaacttttgaccATCTTGTTTGGGGTATAATCAAGCAGTTTACACCCCTTCAACAATTTCAGTAAAAAGGCCTTGTAACATTTTCTTAGTCAATCACTTATCTTACGTCACTGTCAATAAGATAGATGCATTATTTTTAGTCATCATCAAGAACTTGGTTTCACAATGTGTAGCTTCTTGACGAGAAAGGGACTTGAGCAAATTTTctgatcaatatctcaaaaactgtaaaactagttaacatatatacagattggcagacatggctaaatcgatttagCTCATCACGCTAATCAATTAACGGATGATCCAaacgaggttctctacttttttaaagaaaccccacacaaacttaaaatttaatggagaacgTGTATTACTATTCGAAACAACATTCTTCGACATTTCTTTTTAGAAGATTATCTTATTCAAATGTTGACCACGCCttcatctcagatggtccatccgttgattCTAATTTTCTCTGACTCCCTCGAGcctttcgactggtaactggcgaatgacatgcgttaTGGTTTGTTTCAAGGCCTCAATCGAAATGGGTTTGTCCGCATAGATATTACACTATACATATCCCCGCAGGAAAAAGGtttaatggtgtgatatcacacgatcttggtagcaaatcgaccagcccaaaacgttaaattatctgctcaccgcagtaatattttaataaatacattaattCATGCAATGTATAGGAAATGGAGccgtttggttgaaatcaaatgtcgccgagatcgcgagcttcaattttaggcgtcaaatagtcggttatctcGGCACGATAACGGTCGTCGTTGACGTTTACGGTctaccggcatcatttttgaagaaatatggaccgataatttctccagcccacaaatcacaccaaaatattgttttttttctaaatgaaatggcagctcttgatctcttcgtcccaaatgggTAAATTTTGCTTCTTAACATACCAATTGAGCCACAAATGGGACTCATTGCAGaacgaaatttggcttgaaaatgtcgaatcttcttggacCTTTCAAGAGCCCgcagagcgaagcgatgtcacttgggaaggtcgagtgacttcagtttttctttatagggtctccgacggtTTCCCCTGCCTATTACAAAATTCGGGGTAAACTTAAagtaccctgttcagagtataaaaattaacaaggAGTGTCATAGAACTATGACTTCGAACAAAATCAAACTACAATCACTAAAGCAGGGCCAAATGAAAGAAATGTTGCTCCCTGGAGAAAGCAATGATAGTTCGCGGTAGGCGCTATCACAgatattttcttcttatttattcACATAGACAACGCttgcgcggttatagccgagtttacaacaggtcgccagtcgttcttccttttcgctgcttggcgccaattggagattccaagtacagccgggtccttcttcacctggtctttctaacggagtggaggtcttccctttcctctgctttccccaacgggtactgtgtcgaatactttcagagctggagggtTTTACCCATTCGGACGACAAGACCTAGACATCGTATATCACATACAGCTCAGCGCTCTATCAGCACCAAGATACgcagacgaaattatccacaacttcgaagttatgactgccaacagtgaagTTGGAGCCAAGGAGTCGCCTTGTGTTCTAACTAGTCTTAGACCGTCGGCTGGTTGAAAGAATACGAGGTTAAAGATGATATGATGATCAGATATACGGCCAAGACAAATTTGTAAAGGGTTCAAGGCCCTTAAAATACAATTATAGGAGTTACTTTTTGGCTTCACAAAGATTTGAACTTAACAATCCAGGTTAGATTCCCTGTTTGAGATTCCCTAATAACACTTTTAGATAAATACACCACAAGGTGTCTAAATTCCGGCTTAAAACATACTAAAAATGGTTTAAAGTCTTGAATATGAAAACTAACTTGTACTTCATAATAATCTACTTCAGAAATATACATCACCAGCACACACAAAGCCGAgcgtttgttttaattttggatACTATGACGCATCTTAAGCAAGTTTGTATGCCCGTGTTCAAGGATTTTACACAAGTTGCTTTTATCTTCGCTAAGTATGCCAAAATATGAATTGCTGTCGAATTCCAAACACTGGTTTTTCTTTCCTAAGTCTTATAGCTACTATATAGTAGCATGACGCAGCAGGTTACTTGGAATTTCCCAAAATAAACACCACATACTTATACACTATTGTTTGTTATAATCTGATAACACCATCTGTCGACTGCAACTGGATGCTCCGATCGCAActgttttttttctgttttttaatcAGTTTTGCATATCTTCGCGTCGTTTTACCTGTCTGTGACACCAAGAAACTTGACATTTTATCTGCTACTCAAAATCTTCCATGTCGGATTGGCCACCTGTGGCGATGACTTGACCGGCGCCGACTTTGACACGCCGATGATGATTGTGACTAGGTAATGACTAATTTAATTAAGACTTTAAtctgcaacaaaaaaatgttgtaaaggGTTGATTGTGCAGAGATTGACGACGTCTTTTTTTTTACTGGCGGGTCAGATTTGCATTTGCATAGACGATGTCATAACTTTGATAAAACACAAGACTTTACTACTGTGATGGTCAACCCACAGCGGCGAGACAaactcatacatatgtttggCGCATAGCTCTTTGTTGTGCGCTCGCATTTGCACTGTTCTGCATATATCGAAGTTGTGGGAGAGAAACTACTCTGAGcctattgaatttttatttgagcaaacgttaaaaaatattaaccgTTAATATTTGAACTATAATCTCATCAATTTAGTATAAAAGCACGTTCGAAACTTTAGTTATATCAGAAACAAAACATTCGTTAAAGCAAAAGAACTTCAAGATGCGTGCATTCTTTGTAAGTTGTCAAAGTGCTGactttaatacaattttgtgTGCCACGATCTACATTTCCGGAGTATGATAAACAATCATGTTTTATTTTCTAGGTGTTGTGTTTGGCTACTGTGGCTTATGCCGATAAATTGGGCTACAACTATCGCCCAGTAGGACACTCTGACTCCGGACTGTCCTTTGCACCAGGTGGCTCCTCAGGACTCGGTGGTCTCGGCGGTAGTGGCGGTTTAGGAGGCAGCGGTGGTCTCGGTGGATTGGGTGGATTAGGTAGCGGTGGCAGCCTTGGTGGACTAGGAGGCAGTGGTGGTCTTGGAGGAAGTGGTAGCGGTCTTGGTGGACTCGGTGGTTCAAGTGGCGGTTTGGGTGGTCTTGGCGGTTCAGGTGATATCGGTAACTCCGGCAGCGTAGGACCATCATACTCAGCTCCCGCAGCTCCCGCTGAATTCAATAAGGAATTCTTCTCCTACACTGCTCCCGAAGAAGAATTCAATGATGCTGATGCCGGTCAAGATATTGCCAACTCACTGAAAAAGAACCTCCGTGTTATCTTCATCAAGGGACCCGAAAACCGTGGACTCGAAAACGCTGCCCTCCAATTGGCTAAACATGCTGCTGAAGACCAAACCGCCATCTATGTTTTGCAGAAACAAAGCGATATCGGAGATTTGGCTAAGAAACTCAACTCTATCAACAGCCAGAGCGCACACAAACCCGAAGTACACTTCGTCAAATACCGCACACCTGAAGATGCTGCCAACGCTCAACGTGCTATCCAATCCCAATACGACCAATTGGGCGGTCCTTCGCAATCGCACGATGGTGGTGCCGCACCAGTGCACAACTTCGCATCGCAAGCTCCAGTTCAAGCACCCGAAGTGCATGCTCCCCGCAACTCCTACTTGCCCTCTTCCATCATCCGTGTTTAAGATGGATTATTAATCGGAGGACTGAACCTTTGCCTCACTGAAGAactgatttgttaaatttatcacaagaaatatgtagaaatatttcgAGATTGTTGTTGAACCATGctagttattgttattgttaacgattatattaaaatatttacaaaagagTTTTGCAATGTTTTACTGTTCAGAATGAGCTATTCTTTTGAGTTTCGAAAATTCGTATGAGTTTTCTAAGGACTTAGCTTTAGTTTGGAAAAGCGGAACAGTCAAATGGAATGTGCAAAAATGTTATTTCATCCTCAATATGATTTCTAATTAGTAACCGTTCAGTTCAGTTcgaggaacaagaaaaaatccaaCGAAGCCAAATctgtgaatacggtggttgatcgatggaattcattgcgttttcgcctttaaattcggtcacaatcgtggatcgatgcgatggtgcattattattgtttaaaattcatgaattgttcttccacaattttgGCCGTTTTCGACGTATGTTCTCATGCAAACGCCTCAGTACGGCCAGATCGAACTTCTTACTGACCGTCTgttcctccggaacaaatttataatgcaccaaaccacgaatctCGAACAAAAACAATGAGATTCACCACGATTTTTGAGGGActttagctttttttttttggtttcggctccatggttccctccattccgatgattgttgacttatttgcatgtctaactcataaacccatgtctcatggGTAGATGATGCTTTCCATGAGTGACCTGTacagtactctttttgaaaaaaattcagctttgtcgggacgagtcaagcaagaacgcgtttcttACCCAAAACTCGAATTCTCTTgctatctctctaacacttgcctatCGTCCAAAACGAAGTATGTCTTTAACGATCTCTCggccgtctttgaaggctttgtacaactcgtaggcttgtgttttcgataaaactgaatcacagTAAGCTTTTTCAACATTCGCTATGGTTTTGCACACAAATTCGTTCTTCGATATTttcgacttaagcagctgctgtaaaaaaACTTGTAGACGGATCGCACTTATATTTGGCATAGTTGTTAATGACAGTCTTATCAACTCAGCAAAGTACAATTTTTACGCgcggaatttaattacaatttcctggTGATTTTATCACAATGAAGAATAACATTGTATGTGATGACTCTGTGCTTAAGAAGCAATGAAGAAATAGAGGACAGAGGAAAGTGCTAATATTTTaaccaaatattatttactaACCTTCTCTTAAGTTCTCGGATGCATATCTGTTTAGTAGGTAAACGTTTTGTATGATACTTCATATTACTAAAACATATATTACAAGTACAATATCACAAGTACGTATCACAATCTATATTGGTCGAGTATCAAcatgttgaaaaaaattcgcccaatgcataaataatatttatatggatatgtgatttattttttaagaaagatattttatttattaacctcTATACATTGAAAAGGAGACCCACAAATTGACCAATCTTTGTCGGCACAGGCTGATTCGCAAATAAGCCCTCATTAGAAACACACAATTTCTAAGAAACCTTTATACTCTAATAGTTTAATGTTCTGTCAATGTGTAAAAATTTAGCTTATTTCCATGGGCACTCTTAAAAAAGCACATACATTATGATAGCTTAGAATAAAGGAGAATTTCGtgacctaaaaaaaaattacttcatcAAATGTTTTATCATTTTTAGGGTATAGGGCTAAAATCGGCCGCAACCGAACATttgatactcttgcaacttgcaagaatcaaaggcgaggaaaattgatttttttcgaattacATTTGATAGATAGtataccgatattttcggtaaaaagttctCAGTAGGAACTGGAAcagttgtagtccgattttgacAAATTCTAGTCGTAAAGCGATACACTTGAATTGATTGGGGCTTGGTTCGTATTCCGCAAAGTGAAAGTATCAGTAGTAGGTAATTAAAAACTGTGTTgaatgggaagtaggcgtggttgcagtTCGATTGCGCTCACTTTCAGTATGTAATATCGCATCCCTAACATAatgttatgtaccgaatttggtttGAAACCGGCTCCTATAAAAACATCTCGGGTGTAAAAGTTAATGTATCTGAcacaattattatttctttaaagcGATTCCTTGTACCAAAGAACAGTTTCGTATCTTATTGGGGTTCTTAGTCGTGACACTTTATGCGTTTTCGACTAAATGCGTTTTGGAGTCGTGGCAATGTTTTGATTCCGCTCATCTGCAATAGGAACCCTCTTGAGTGCTACGGAacatgtgtacaaattttcatCTAGATAATTCAATTTTACCCAATTTATCGCTTGCACAGACTAACGAATAGACAGCCGGACGAACCATTAGACAGACAGCATTAGATTACAACTCAGCTCATCATCCTTgtcattaaaaaaatctaaaattcacAAAGTGGCAGTTTGGATAGTTTTTCAGATGCTTGAACTGTCCTACTATTTGAAATATCGATTATAGTAAGctatttttaaagatttaatcGATTCAAATAAGATTGAATTCTTCTAATTTCCTTTAGGTGTGCCCTGTGAACTTCACACGAACCTTGCAGCTGTTGCTCTAATCAACATCCAGGTCAAAAGTACCGAACTCGTAATCTAAAACAAGAAATATTGAAGAAAGTTCGTagaatatatttactttaaggACTTATTTGTGAGTTTCGAAATAAATCATATCAATCCCTATAACTTTATGTTTCCTCTTTCCGCGTAAATATAACCATATTTCATGTATCCAAATGTaccatatgtacacatactacttgtatatatgtatgtacatacgttctGCCTTAAATGCTTGAATTCTTGCGTTTGCTTTTGCTGCAATAGCGAAGCTTGTAAAGCGATCGCCACTAATTATATTAAGTCTTTAATCTTAATACTAAAACTATCGACTACGTCGTTCGCTGAGCACCGTTTCGGATTTGAATTTGCATAAATGATTTCATAATTTAGCTGAAACGCAGGAACTAGAGAAGTGTGGTATAATATTATGTGTGAATATTGTGATGGTCAACTAGAGATGACGCAGCAGACGCATTGATATGGTTCGCAAAATAGCTATTGATTTTCTGTAGATGAACTTTTTGCCGCTTCCTCTCAATTACAAGGTCTTGCATTTGCTCATTATGTTGGTAAGAGATTTCATTGTGCTTTAAGTAGAAGATGCTAACGCAAACATACACatttaactgtatttttgaTGACTTATAGTTTTTGATTTTGAGTCATAATCACAACGGTGTAGTATATATAGCACGTTTCACAATTGATCAAATCAGAAACAAAACATTCTTCAAAGCAAAAGAACTTCAAGATGCGTGCATTCTTTGTAAGTTGCCGAAGTGCGGACTTTAATTCAAGATCTGTGCCAAGATCTACATTTCCGGAGTATGATAAACAATCATGTTTTATTTTCTAGGTGTTGTGTTTGGCTACTGTGGCTTATGCCGATAAATTGGGCTACAACTATCGCCCAGTAGGACACTCTGACTCCGGACTGTCCTTTGCACCAGGTGGCTCCTCAGGACTCGGTGGTCTCGGCGGCAGTGGCGGATTAGGAGGCAGTGGTGGTCTCGGTGGATTGGGT
The sequence above is drawn from the Bactrocera tryoni isolate S06 chromosome 1, CSIRO_BtryS06_freeze2, whole genome shotgun sequence genome and encodes:
- the LOC120782205 gene encoding uncharacterized protein LOC120782205; this translates as MRAFFVLCLFAVACADNLGYNYRPEGHSDAGLSFAPGGSSGGLGGLGSYGGPGGAATQVSPSYSAPVAEFDKEFYTYSADEDDFNEPAGSEQLEAALKKNLRVVFVKGPENNGLENAALNLARIAAEKKTAIYVLQKQADLGDLANKLQSQHDLTGHKPDVHFVKYRTPEDAANAQRAIQSQYDQLGGNSQSHDGGAAPVHDFSSPASRPAARPISAPGASYLPSSIIRK
- the LOC120780097 gene encoding mesenchyme-specific cell surface glycoprotein-like, yielding MRAFFVLCLATVAYADKLGYNYRPVGHSDSGLSFAPGGSSGLGGLGGSGGLGGSGGLGGLGGLGSGGSLGGLGGSGGLGGSGSGLGGLGGSSGGLGGLGGSGDIGNSGSVGPSYSAPAAPAEFNKEFFSYTAPEEEFNDADAGQDIANSLKKNLRVIFIKGPENRGLENAALQLAKHAAEDQTAIYVLQKQSDIGDLAKKLNSINSQSAHKPEVHFVKYRTPEDAANAQRAIQSQYDQLGGPSQSHDGGAAPVHNFASQAPVQAPEVHAPRNSYLPSSIIRV